The following proteins are encoded in a genomic region of Hydra vulgaris chromosome 05, alternate assembly HydraT2T_AEP:
- the LOC136080389 gene encoding zinc finger MYM-type protein 1-like, whose protein sequence is MLKKIKPVTSFFNISSGTNTTFDAGASTSQDVSEKLVDILSDQSETSLASLSFDVSNSEVSAVLLPDTHEKDFEMNLSQESSLASNDFFLASNPQLHEAQQDITDVVIVSDDPTLWPISFNERERVDIVKKGPTQIKQINFKADKSGRRFNTSFYTRVLANGEEVSRSWLVYSIQNNSVFCFCCKIFPTRKICLSSTEGYSDWKNIGSSLKQHDKSQDHISCMQKWMNMSVNLKSNATIDQNLQRMIENEKKHWCLVLERLFAIVLMLADRSLPFRGHREQLYPPNNGNFLAQVELIAKFDPVMLEHLKRIKNKECFDTYLGKDVQNEIVGLISRRILKTIVSSVQSSKYFSVIMDCIPDVSHKEQLSILLRCVKISQEEVQIEEFFCGFFHITDSTSSGLVETFLNLLAEYNLDLMNCRGQSYDNGANMRGQYKEGSSFNQRKKSQSSLRSMC, encoded by the coding sequence atgttaaagaaaattaaaccagtgacaagtttttttaatatatcatcaGGTACTAACACAACTTTTGATGCAGGTGCTAGTACTTCGCAAGATGTTTCAGAAAAATTGGTAGATATTTTATCAGACCAGTCTGAAACATCTTTAGCGTCTTTATCTTTTGATGTTTCAAATTCTGAAGTTTCTGCTGTCCTATTACCGGACACCcatgaaaaagattttgaaatgaATTTGTCTCAAGAGTCTTCGTTAGcttctaatgatttttttttagcttcgAATCCTCAATTGCATGAAGCACAACAAGACATAACTGATGTGGTTATTGTTTCCGACGACCCGACGTTATGGCCTATTTCGTTTAATGAACGAGAAAGAGtcgatattgttaaaaaaggaccgactcaaattaaacaaataaattttaaagccGATAAATCGGGTCGCAGATTTAATACTAGTTTCTACACGAGAGTTCTTGCTAACGGTGAAGAAGTTTCTAGAAGCTGGCTAGTGTATTCTATACAAAATAATTCGGTATTTTGCttttgttgcaaaatttttCCTACCCGAAAAATATGTTTATCGTCGACTGAAGGTTATTCAGATTGGAAAAATATAGGTTCTAGCTTAAAACAGCATGATAAATCTCAGGATCACATTAGCTGTATGCAAAAATGGATGAATATGtcagttaatttaaaatcaaatgcaacaattgatcaaaatttgcaGAGAATGATAGAAAATGAGAAGAAACATTGGTGCTTGGTACTTGAACGTCTTTTTGCTATAGTGCTAATGTTAGCTGATAGATCATTACCTTTTCGTGGACACCGTGAGCAACTTTATCCGCCTAATAATGGAAACTTCTTGGCACAAGTAGAACTTATTGCAAAATTTGATCCAGTTATGTTAGAGCATCTCaaacgaataaaaaataaagaatgctTTGACACTTATCTTGGAAAAGATGTGCAGAATGAAATAGTTGGACTTATATCGAGAAGAATACTGAAAACTATCGTATCTTCTGTACagtcatcaaaatatttttctgttatcATGGATTGCATTCCTGATGTAAGTCATAAGGAACAGCTTTCAATTCTTTTGAGATGCGTTAAAATTAGTCAGGAAGAAGTACaaattgaagaatttttttgtggtttttttcACATAACTGATAGCACTAGTTCAGGTTtagttgaaacttttttaaatttattagctgAGTATAATTTGGATCTAATGAATTGTCGCGGGCAATCGTATGATAATGGTGCTAACATGCGAGGGCAATACAAAGAGGGTTCAAGCtttaatcaaagaaaaaaatcccAGAGCTCTTTACGTTCCATGTGCTAA
- the LOC136080390 gene encoding uncharacterized protein LOC136080390, whose amino-acid sequence MVCDAAKSVSIAINFFGPVQRIFAFFAASTVRWDILQSVCKMTVKSLSDTRWESRINSIKVVKNNLVQIIEALYKVADSSSIGVAFSEANGLANEISSYQFILSLTIWHDLLFEINKVSKVMQNPSADISIMIKLVETTKKFLESFRSDESFEAIIRKSEEIAIKLGTEPVFSEVRLSRKRRFFEYEGTDTPLNGKSKYKVDFFNAIIDVALVSLNERFKMLDSYNKILGFLTRTEKMRSLDANELLNDCKNLEISLRNPSTEESDVNHEELYSEINTFLRMEASAESKDALEILKYITANSLIEIFPNLFIALRILLTSPISVASAERSFSKLKLIKNYLRSTWVKTAYLH is encoded by the coding sequence ATGGTATGTGATGCTGCGAAATCAGTATCAAttgcaattaacttttttggtCCTGTTCAAcgaatttttgcattttttgctgCATCAACCGTTCGATGGGACATACTGCAAAGTGTTTGTAAAATGACTGTTAAATCATTATCAGATACGCGTTGGGAAAGCcgtataaatagtataaaagttgtaaaaaataatttggttcAAATTATAGAAGCTTTATACAAAGTTGCAGATTCAAGTTCAATTGGAGTTGCTTTTTCTGAAGCTAACGGTCTTGCAAATGAGATATCCTCATATCAGTTTATACTTTCACTTACAATTTGGCATgatttattgtttgaaattaacAAAGTAAGTAAAGTTATGCAGAATCCCTCGGCAGATATTTCTATTATGATAAAATTGGTGGAAACTacgaaaaaatttttagaatcaTTCAGAAGTGATGAATCATTTGAAGCGATTATTAGAAAATCTGAAGAAATAGCTATAAAATTAGGTACTGAGCCAGTATTCTCTGAAGTGCGGCTTAGCCGAAAACGACGTTTTTTTGAATATGAAGGAACTGATACACCTCTAAATGGAAAGTCTAAATAtaaagtagatttttttaatgcaataattGATGTTGCATTAGTAAGCTTAAATGAAAGATTCAAAATGCTTGATTCatacaacaaaatattaggttttttaACCCGTACCGAAAAAATGCGAAGTTTAGATGCAAATGAATTGTTGAATGattgtaaaaatttagaaatatcgCTGAGAAATCCTAGTACAGAAGAATCGGACGTGAACCATGAAGAGTTATACTCggaaataaatacatttttaagaatGGAAGCTTCGGCGGAATCGAAAGATGCACTGGAAATTTTGAAGTATATTACGGCAAATTCTTTAATCgaaatttttccaaatttatttattgccCTACGAATTTTACTAACTTCCCCTATTTCAGTGGCAAGCGCAGAGAGGtcattttccaaattaaaactcataaaaaactatttacgtTCCACTTGGGTCAAGACCGCTTATCTGCATTAG
- the LOC100201565 gene encoding small ribosomal subunit protein uS11: MAPRKGKVQKEEQVIALGPQVADGENVFGVAHIFASFNDTFVHVTDLSGKETIVRVTGGMKVKADRDESSPYAAMLAAQDVAVRCKELGITALHVKLRATGGNRTKTPGPGAQSALRALARAGMKIGRIEDVTPIPSDSTRRKGGRRGRRL, from the exons atgGCTCCTAGAAAAGGGAAAGTCCAGAAAGAAGAGCAAGTTATTGCATTAGGTCCACAg GTAGCTGATGGCGAAAATGTCTTTGGAGTTGCTCATATATTTGCTTCGTTCAATGACACATTTGTTCATGTAACTGATCTTTCTGGaaa agAAACTATTGTGCGTGTGACTGGAGGCATGAAGGTTAAAGCTGATAGAGATGAATCTTCGCCTTATGCTGCTATGTTAGCTGCTCAAGATGTTGCTGTTCGTTGTAAGGAGCTTGGTATTACTGCTCTCCATGTTAAATTAAGGGCTACTGGTGGAAATAGAACTAAGACACCTGGTCCTGGTGCACAATCTGCTCTACGCGCTTTAGCTCGTGCTGGAATGAAAATCGGCAGAATAG AGGATGTTACACCTATTCCTTCAGACAGCACTAGAAGAAAGGGTGGTCGTCGCGGAAGACGTTTATAA